The Streptomyces sp. NBC_01689 genome includes a window with the following:
- a CDS encoding DUF7059 domain-containing protein, producing the protein MGDVSHTSLPPLPSPDRVDVAARLRDALLGVSFTADGMLDLLGAPAYAALARSETVPALRATRGDTPLETLVRLFLLQQPVPHARVADVLPVEDCLESGWLARTGGDEVTATVDVRPYGGPDGEDWFIVSDLGCAVGGAGGIGSREEGVVLGVGGASTTLAGITVREPVAAALDLGTGSGIQALHAAQHATRVTATDLNPRALHITALTLALSGAPAADLREGSLFEPLAPDETYDLIVSNPPFVISPDARLTYRDGGMGGDDLCRTLVQQSGDRLNEGGYAQFLANWQHVEGEDWQDRLRSWVPRGCDAWIVQREVQDITQYAELWLRDAGDHRADPAEYQARYDAWLDEFEARKVKAVGFGWITLRRTAAAEPSITVEEWPHAVEQPLGDTVRAHFARVDFLRASDDAALLAGHFRLTAEVVQEQVGLPGAEDPEHVVLRQNRGMRRATKVDTVGAGFAGVCDGTLSAGRILDAIAQLVGEDPVLLRDRTPGQIRLLVEQGFLEPAE; encoded by the coding sequence ATGGGGGATGTGAGTCACACCAGCCTGCCACCGTTGCCCTCGCCCGACCGCGTCGACGTCGCCGCCCGGCTGCGGGACGCCCTGCTCGGCGTCTCGTTCACCGCGGACGGGATGCTCGACCTGCTCGGCGCACCCGCCTACGCGGCGCTGGCGCGCAGCGAGACCGTGCCCGCACTCCGCGCGACCCGCGGGGACACACCGCTGGAGACGCTCGTCCGGCTGTTCCTGCTCCAGCAGCCCGTGCCGCACGCGCGCGTGGCGGACGTGCTCCCGGTCGAGGACTGCCTGGAGAGCGGCTGGCTGGCCCGGACGGGCGGGGACGAGGTCACCGCGACGGTGGACGTCCGGCCGTACGGGGGACCCGACGGCGAGGACTGGTTCATCGTGTCCGACCTCGGCTGCGCCGTCGGCGGCGCGGGCGGCATCGGAAGCCGTGAGGAGGGCGTCGTCCTCGGAGTGGGCGGCGCGTCCACGACCCTGGCCGGCATCACGGTCCGCGAGCCCGTCGCCGCCGCGCTCGATCTCGGCACCGGCTCCGGCATCCAGGCCCTGCACGCGGCTCAGCACGCCACGCGCGTGACCGCGACGGACCTCAACCCGCGCGCGCTGCACATCACCGCGCTCACCCTCGCGCTCTCCGGCGCCCCGGCGGCCGACCTGCGCGAGGGCTCGCTCTTCGAACCGCTCGCGCCCGACGAGACGTACGACCTGATCGTCTCCAACCCACCCTTCGTGATCTCGCCCGACGCCCGGCTCACCTACCGCGACGGCGGAATGGGCGGGGACGATCTGTGCCGCACGCTCGTTCAGCAGTCGGGTGACCGGCTGAACGAAGGGGGATACGCCCAGTTCCTGGCCAACTGGCAGCACGTGGAGGGTGAGGACTGGCAGGACCGGCTGCGCTCCTGGGTGCCGCGCGGGTGCGACGCGTGGATCGTGCAGCGCGAGGTCCAGGACATCACGCAGTACGCGGAGTTGTGGCTGCGTGACGCGGGCGACCACCGCGCCGACCCCGCCGAGTACCAGGCCCGGTACGACGCCTGGCTGGACGAGTTCGAGGCGCGCAAGGTCAAGGCGGTCGGCTTCGGGTGGATCACGCTGCGCAGGACGGCGGCCGCCGAGCCCTCGATCACGGTCGAGGAATGGCCGCACGCCGTCGAGCAGCCGCTCGGTGACACCGTGCGCGCGCACTTCGCCCGGGTCGACTTCCTGCGGGCCAGCGACGACGCGGCGCTGCTCGCCGGGCACTTCAGGCTCACCGCCGAGGTGGTCCAGGAACAGGTCGGGCTGCCCGGCGCCGAGGACCCGGAGCACGTGGTGCTGCGCCAGAACCGCGGGATGCGGCGGGCCACCAAGGTGGACACGGTGGGCGCGGGCTTCGCCGGTGTGTGCGACGGCACGCTGAGCGCCGGTCGGATCCTCGACGCCATCGCCCAACTGGTCGGCGAGGACCCGGTGCTGCTGCGCGACCGGACGCCGGGTCAGATCAGACTGCTGGTGGAACAGGGGTTCCTCGAACCCGCCGAGTGA
- a CDS encoding oligoendopeptidase F family protein codes for MEGTNPVNKKLTAALSGGAVLVLALSGCSSDNGNDDKLNSWAKQVCDAVQPQAKKIEAANAAIQKETSDNSAPDAVRTTDAQAFQDMSDAYKAIGAAVDGAGPPDVTDGKRKQTDAVKELNGISASYAALKKQVDGLDTKDQAKFADGLKGIATQLAKLSQSGNDALKKLEEGDVGKAMAKQESCKTSASPSAAQG; via the coding sequence ATGGAAGGGACCAATCCGGTGAACAAGAAGCTCACGGCCGCACTGTCCGGCGGTGCGGTACTGGTACTGGCGCTGTCGGGCTGCAGCAGCGACAACGGCAACGACGACAAGCTGAACTCCTGGGCCAAGCAGGTCTGCGACGCCGTACAGCCGCAGGCCAAGAAGATCGAGGCCGCCAACGCCGCGATCCAGAAGGAGACCTCGGACAACAGCGCGCCGGACGCCGTCCGGACCACGGACGCGCAGGCCTTCCAGGACATGTCGGACGCCTACAAGGCGATCGGTGCCGCCGTCGACGGTGCCGGGCCTCCCGATGTCACCGACGGCAAGCGGAAGCAGACGGACGCCGTGAAGGAACTCAACGGCATCTCCGCGTCCTACGCCGCACTCAAGAAGCAGGTCGACGGGCTCGACACCAAGGACCAGGCGAAGTTCGCGGACGGCCTCAAGGGCATCGCGACGCAGCTCGCCAAGCTGAGCCAGAGCGGCAACGACGCCCTGAAGAAGCTGGAGGAGGGTGACGTGGGCAAGGCGATGGCGAAGCAGGAGAGCTGCAAGACGTCGGCGTCGCCCTCGGCGGCCCAGGGCTGA
- a CDS encoding sodium-translocating pyrophosphatase: protein MAGLSTPHQFDHPTTFAAAVLTDDNRLIVMVIGVVALAALAVAGVLVRQVLAAGEGTDSMKKIAAAVQEGANAYLGRQLRTLAVFAAVVFFLLMLLPADDWNQRAGRSIFFLIGAVFSATTGYIGMWLAVRSNVRVAAAAREATPAAGEPEKDLTAVSHKAMKIAFRTGGVVGMFTVGLGLLGASCVVLVYAADAPKVLEGFGLGAALIAMFMRVGGGIFTKAADVGADLVGKVEQGIPEDDPRNAATIADNVGDNVGDCAGMAADLFESYAVTLVAALILGKAAFGDSGLAFPLIVPAIGVLTAMIGIFAVAPRRSDRSGMSAINRGFFVSAVISLVLVAVAVFAYLPGKYSGLDGVTDASIAGKSGDPRMLALVAVAIGIVMAALIQQLTGYFTETTRRPVRDIGKSSLTGAATVVLAGISIGLESAVYTALLIGLGVYGAFLLGGASITLALFAVALAGTGLLTTVGVIVAMDTFGPVSDNAQGIAEMSGDVTGAGAQVLTDLDAVGNTTKAITKGIAIATAVLAASALFGSYRDAILSAANDVGEKVSGPGAPLNLMMDISQPNNLVGLIAGAAVVFLFSGLAINAVSRSAGAVVYEVRRQFREHPGIMDYTEKPEYGRVVDICTKDALRELATPGLLAVLAPIAIGFTLGVGALGSYLAGAIGTGTLMAVFLANSGGAWDNAKKLVEDGHHGGKGSEAHAATVIGDTVGDPFKDTAGPAINPLLKVMNLVALLIAPAVVKFSYGDDKNLALRILIAVLSLLVIVGAVYVSKRRGIAVGDDEDAERVAKSPDAAVVS, encoded by the coding sequence ATGGCGGGGCTTTCTACCCCTCATCAGTTTGACCACCCCACAACCTTCGCAGCCGCAGTGCTGACCGACGACAACCGCCTGATCGTGATGGTCATCGGTGTCGTCGCGCTGGCGGCCCTCGCGGTCGCCGGGGTTCTGGTACGACAAGTGCTCGCGGCCGGCGAGGGCACCGACAGCATGAAGAAGATCGCGGCAGCGGTCCAGGAGGGCGCGAACGCGTATCTGGGGCGGCAGTTGCGCACTCTGGCGGTATTCGCCGCCGTGGTGTTCTTCCTGCTCATGCTGCTGCCCGCGGACGACTGGAATCAGCGTGCCGGAAGGTCGATCTTCTTCTTGATCGGCGCGGTGTTCTCGGCGACCACCGGATACATCGGCATGTGGCTCGCCGTGCGGAGCAATGTCCGTGTGGCCGCGGCGGCACGGGAAGCGACTCCGGCCGCGGGTGAACCCGAAAAGGATCTCACCGCGGTCTCGCACAAAGCCATGAAGATCGCATTCCGTACGGGCGGCGTCGTCGGCATGTTCACGGTGGGGCTCGGTCTGCTGGGCGCCTCCTGCGTGGTGCTGGTGTACGCGGCCGACGCGCCGAAGGTCCTGGAGGGATTCGGACTCGGCGCCGCGCTGATCGCGATGTTCATGCGTGTCGGCGGCGGCATCTTCACCAAGGCCGCCGACGTCGGCGCCGACCTGGTCGGCAAGGTCGAGCAGGGCATTCCGGAGGACGACCCGCGCAATGCCGCGACCATCGCCGACAACGTGGGCGACAACGTCGGAGACTGCGCCGGCATGGCCGCGGACCTCTTCGAGTCGTACGCCGTCACGCTCGTCGCCGCGCTGATCCTCGGCAAGGCGGCGTTCGGCGACTCCGGGCTCGCCTTCCCGCTGATCGTGCCCGCGATCGGCGTCCTCACGGCCATGATCGGCATCTTCGCGGTGGCTCCGCGCCGTTCCGACCGCAGCGGCATGTCCGCGATCAACCGCGGTTTCTTCGTCTCCGCGGTGATCTCGCTGGTGCTGGTCGCGGTGGCCGTCTTCGCCTACCTGCCGGGGAAGTACTCCGGGCTGGACGGCGTCACGGACGCGTCGATCGCGGGCAAGAGCGGCGACCCGCGGATGCTCGCGCTGGTGGCCGTCGCGATCGGCATCGTGATGGCCGCGCTGATCCAGCAGCTGACCGGCTACTTCACGGAGACCACCCGACGTCCCGTACGGGACATCGGCAAGAGCTCGCTCACCGGCGCGGCCACCGTGGTCCTCGCCGGCATCTCCATCGGTCTCGAATCGGCCGTCTACACCGCCCTGCTGATCGGCCTCGGTGTGTACGGGGCCTTCCTGCTCGGCGGCGCGTCCATCACGCTGGCGCTCTTCGCCGTGGCGCTCGCCGGGACCGGCCTGCTCACCACGGTCGGTGTCATCGTCGCGATGGACACCTTCGGACCGGTCTCCGACAACGCCCAGGGCATCGCGGAGATGTCCGGCGACGTCACGGGAGCGGGCGCGCAGGTGCTCACCGATCTGGACGCGGTGGGCAACACCACCAAGGCCATCACCAAGGGCATCGCGATCGCCACGGCCGTCCTCGCGGCCTCGGCGCTCTTCGGGTCCTACCGGGACGCGATCCTGTCGGCCGCGAACGACGTGGGCGAGAAGGTCTCCGGCCCCGGCGCGCCGCTGAACCTGATGATGGACATCTCGCAGCCCAACAACCTGGTCGGGCTGATCGCCGGCGCGGCGGTCGTGTTCCTCTTCTCGGGTCTCGCGATCAACGCCGTGTCGCGCTCCGCGGGGGCCGTGGTCTACGAGGTGCGGCGGCAGTTCCGCGAGCACCCCGGGATCATGGACTACACGGAGAAGCCCGAGTACGGGCGGGTCGTCGACATCTGCACCAAGGACGCCCTGCGGGAGCTGGCCACTCCGGGTCTGCTCGCGGTCCTCGCGCCCATCGCCATCGGGTTCACGCTCGGTGTCGGCGCGCTCGGCTCGTACCTCGCGGGCGCGATCGGGACCGGCACGCTGATGGCCGTCTTCCTCGCCAACTCCGGCGGCGCGTGGGACAACGCGAAGAAACTGGTGGAGGACGGTCACCACGGGGGCAAGGGCAGTGAGGCCCACGCCGCCACGGTGATCGGCGACACGGTCGGCGACCCCTTCAAGGACACCGCGGGACCCGCGATCAACCCGCTCCTGAAGGTGATGAACCTGGTGGCGCTGCTGATCGCACCGGCCGTCGTCAAGTTCTCGTACGGCGACGACAAGAACCTCGCCCTGCGCATTCTGATCGCGGTGCTCTCGCTGCTCGTGATCGTGGGCGCGGTGTACGTCTCCAAGCGGCGCGGGATCGCCGTGGGCGACGACGAGGACGCGGAACGGGTCGCCAAGTCGCCGGATGCGGCGGTGGTTTCGTAG
- a CDS encoding ATP-binding protein — protein sequence MATVELRFSALPEHVRTARLVAAAVARRAGVDEAVLDEVRLAVGEACSRAVGLHQSSGISAPVRVTLIEEEKQFSIEVGDEAPRSAPGETVPGASRGDADTDAEEDEMGLAVISGLVDDVEVSAGEHGGLIRMSWPTTPPVTLVP from the coding sequence ATGGCCACCGTTGAACTCCGCTTCAGCGCGCTGCCCGAGCACGTCAGGACCGCCCGACTGGTGGCGGCAGCGGTGGCGCGCAGGGCCGGAGTGGACGAGGCCGTTCTCGACGAGGTCAGACTCGCCGTGGGCGAGGCCTGCAGCCGTGCCGTCGGACTGCACCAGAGCAGCGGCATCTCGGCGCCGGTGCGGGTGACGCTGATCGAGGAGGAGAAGCAGTTCTCCATCGAGGTCGGCGACGAGGCGCCGCGTTCGGCGCCCGGTGAGACGGTGCCCGGAGCATCTCGCGGCGATGCCGACACGGACGCCGAGGAGGACGAGATGGGCCTCGCGGTCATCAGCGGCCTCGTCGACGACGTGGAGGTCAGCGCCGGCGAGCACGGTGGACTGATCAGGATGAGCTGGCCGACCACGCCGCCGGTCACGCTCGTTCCCTGA
- the bldG gene encoding anti-sigma factor antagonist BldG, which produces MDLSLSTRTVGDRTVVEVGGEIDVYTAPKLREQLVELVNDGSFHLVVDMEGVDFLDSTGLGVLVGGLKRVRAHEGSLRLVCNQERILKIFRITGLTKVFPIHTSVEEAVAATD; this is translated from the coding sequence GTGGACCTGTCCCTGTCGACCCGTACCGTCGGCGATCGTACGGTCGTCGAGGTCGGTGGCGAAATCGATGTATATACCGCGCCCAAGCTGCGTGAGCAGCTGGTCGAGCTGGTGAACGACGGCAGTTTCCATCTTGTCGTCGACATGGAGGGCGTGGACTTCCTCGACTCCACCGGTCTCGGCGTCCTGGTGGGTGGCCTGAAGCGTGTGCGTGCCCATGAGGGCTCGCTGCGACTGGTCTGCAACCAGGAGCGCATTCTGAAGATCTTCCGCATCACCGGTCTCACCAAGGTGTTCCCCATCCACACCTCGGTCGAGGAAGCGGTAGCGGCCACCGACTGA
- a CDS encoding DEAD/DEAH box helicase, with protein sequence MAFNHLPAGVHDALSPLSVTPVTHSMPMAKNHRSDRTSADTASRPSPGTVLDRLASGPSRASRITHTEHLPPRAGRHAVWPDRIRSEVVAAVQAAGIDHPWAHQALAAEHALDGESVIVATGTASGKSLAYLVPVLTALLDGSEAPNGRGATALYLAPTKALAADQRRSVKELSQSLGNAVRPAVYDGDTPVEEREWVRQYANYVLTNPDMLHRGILPSHPRWSSFLRALKYVVIDECHTYRGVFGSHVAQVIRRLRRLCARYGSSPVFLLASATAAEPSVAARRLTGLPVVEVADDASPRGELVFALWEPPLTELHGEKGAPVRRTATAETADLLTDLTVQGVRSVAFVRSRRGAELIAVIAQERLAEIDPSLARRVAAYRGGYLPEERRALERALHSGELLGLAATTALELGVDVSGLDAVVISGYPGTRASLWQQAGRAGRSGQGALAILVARDDPLDTFLVHHPEALFDRPVESTVLDPDNPYVLAPHLCAAASEIPLTDEDLELFGPAAADLLPQLEAAKLLRRRTKAWHWTRRERAADLTDIRGEGGSPVQIVEAGTGRLLGTVDAGAAHTTVHEGAVHLHQGRTYLVKHLALEDSVALVEEAAPPYSTVARDTTAISVLETDTEIPWGDGRLCFGSVEVTNQVVSFLRRRVITGEVLGESKLDLPPRTLRTRAVWWTVTEDQLDAARITPEILGGALHAAEHASIGMLPLFATCDRWDIGGVSVPLHPDTLLPTVFVYDGHPGGAGFAERAFHTARSWLTATREAISSCECEAGCPSCIQSPKCGNGNEPLHKRGAVRLLTELLRGAPPE encoded by the coding sequence ATGGCATTCAATCACTTACCGGCAGGCGTGCACGACGCCTTGAGCCCATTGTCCGTCACTCCAGTGACACACTCGATGCCGATGGCCAAGAATCACCGATCCGATCGAACCTCGGCGGACACCGCTTCGCGCCCTTCTCCGGGCACTGTCCTGGACCGGCTCGCCTCGGGGCCGAGCCGGGCTTCGCGCATCACTCATACGGAGCACTTGCCCCCGCGGGCGGGTCGCCATGCCGTATGGCCCGACCGGATCCGTTCGGAGGTCGTCGCCGCCGTGCAGGCCGCGGGCATCGACCATCCCTGGGCCCACCAGGCACTCGCCGCCGAGCACGCCCTCGACGGCGAATCCGTGATCGTCGCCACCGGCACGGCCTCCGGCAAGTCCCTGGCCTACCTCGTACCGGTCCTCACAGCCCTCCTGGACGGCTCCGAGGCGCCGAACGGCCGGGGGGCCACCGCGCTCTACCTGGCGCCCACGAAGGCCCTCGCAGCCGATCAGCGGCGGTCTGTGAAGGAACTTTCACAATCGCTGGGCAACGCCGTCCGGCCGGCCGTGTACGACGGCGACACACCCGTCGAAGAACGCGAGTGGGTCCGCCAGTACGCCAACTACGTCCTGACCAACCCCGACATGCTGCACCGCGGGATATTGCCCTCCCACCCCCGCTGGTCCTCCTTCCTGCGCGCCCTGAAGTACGTCGTCATCGACGAGTGCCACACCTACCGCGGCGTGTTCGGCTCCCACGTCGCCCAGGTGATCCGCCGGCTGCGCCGCCTGTGCGCCCGCTACGGCTCCTCACCCGTCTTCCTGCTGGCCTCCGCGACCGCCGCCGAACCCTCCGTCGCCGCCCGCCGCCTCACCGGCCTCCCCGTGGTCGAGGTCGCCGACGACGCCTCCCCCCGCGGCGAACTGGTCTTCGCCCTCTGGGAGCCCCCGCTCACCGAACTGCACGGCGAGAAGGGCGCGCCCGTCCGGCGCACCGCCACGGCCGAGACCGCCGACCTGCTCACCGACCTGACCGTCCAGGGCGTACGTTCGGTGGCCTTCGTGCGCTCCCGGCGCGGCGCCGAACTGATCGCGGTGATCGCCCAGGAGCGACTGGCCGAGATCGACCCCTCGCTTGCCCGGCGCGTGGCCGCGTACCGGGGCGGTTATCTCCCTGAGGAACGCCGGGCCCTCGAACGTGCCCTGCACTCCGGGGAACTCCTCGGTCTCGCCGCCACCACCGCCCTCGAACTCGGCGTGGACGTCTCCGGGCTGGACGCCGTCGTCATCTCGGGCTACCCCGGCACCCGGGCGTCCCTGTGGCAGCAGGCGGGCCGCGCCGGCCGGTCGGGGCAGGGCGCGCTGGCGATCCTGGTCGCCCGTGACGACCCGCTGGACACGTTCCTCGTCCACCACCCCGAAGCGCTGTTCGACCGGCCGGTGGAGTCCACGGTCCTCGACCCCGACAACCCGTACGTCCTCGCCCCGCACCTGTGCGCCGCCGCCTCCGAGATCCCCCTCACGGACGAGGACCTGGAGCTGTTCGGCCCGGCCGCCGCGGATCTGCTGCCGCAGCTGGAGGCCGCGAAGCTGCTGCGCCGCCGCACGAAGGCCTGGCACTGGACGCGCCGGGAGCGGGCCGCCGACCTGACCGACATCCGCGGCGAGGGCGGCAGCCCGGTGCAGATCGTCGAGGCAGGAACGGGGCGGCTGCTCGGCACGGTGGACGCCGGAGCGGCGCACACGACGGTGCACGAAGGCGCGGTCCACCTGCACCAGGGCCGTACGTACCTGGTGAAGCACCTGGCCCTGGAGGACTCCGTCGCCCTGGTCGAGGAGGCCGCCCCGCCGTACTCGACGGTCGCCCGCGACACGACCGCCATCTCCGTCCTGGAGACGGACACCGAAATCCCCTGGGGCGACGGCCGGTTGTGCTTCGGCTCCGTCGAAGTCACCAACCAGGTCGTCTCCTTCCTGCGCCGCCGGGTCATCACCGGGGAAGTGCTGGGCGAGTCGAAGCTCGACCTCCCTCCGCGCACGCTCCGCACGCGCGCCGTGTGGTGGACCGTCACCGAGGACCAGCTGGACGCCGCCCGCATCACCCCCGAGATCCTCGGCGGCGCCCTGCACGCCGCCGAACACGCGTCGATCGGCATGCTCCCGCTCTTCGCCACCTGCGACCGCTGGGACATCGGCGGCGTGTCCGTCCCCCTGCATCCCGACACCCTGCTGCCCACGGTCTTCGTCTACGACGGCCATCCCGGCGGCGCGGGCTTCGCCGAACGCGCCTTCCACACCGCCCGCTCCTGGCTCACCGCCACCCGTGAGGCCATCTCCTCCTGCGAGTGCGAGGCCGGCTGCCCGTCCTGCATCCAGTCCCCCAAGTGCGGCAACGGCAACGAGCCGTTGCACAAACGGGGTGCCGTCCGGCTGCTCACCGAACTGCTGCGGGGAGCCCCGCCTGAGTAG
- a CDS encoding Rv3654c family TadE-like protein, producing MRRRTDAAGSSDRGSATVWAVGVIAVLCAVFGAVLAMGQVVVVRHRAAGAADLAALAAADHRADGSAVACAVADRVVRAQRARLVRCAVEDGIADVTTVSGAGPFATEIRSRAGPPAPLDPAATQAGLPAAVR from the coding sequence GTGAGGAGGCGGACGGATGCCGCGGGCTCCTCCGACCGGGGGTCGGCGACCGTGTGGGCGGTCGGGGTGATCGCCGTGCTGTGTGCCGTCTTCGGGGCGGTCCTGGCCATGGGGCAGGTGGTCGTGGTGCGCCACCGCGCGGCGGGGGCGGCCGACCTGGCCGCGCTCGCGGCCGCGGACCACCGGGCGGACGGGAGCGCGGTGGCCTGCGCGGTGGCGGACCGGGTGGTCCGGGCCCAGCGCGCCCGGCTGGTCCGGTGCGCGGTGGAGGACGGGATCGCGGACGTCACGACCGTGTCCGGTGCGGGGCCCTTCGCCACCGAGATCAGGTCCAGAGCGGGGCCGCCCGCGCCCCTGGACCCGGCGGCTACTCAGGCGGGGCTCCCCGCAGCAGTTCGGTGA
- a CDS encoding TadE family type IV pilus minor pilin, translating into MARREPVPGGAVRSGDRGFVTAEAAVVLPSLVLVGMALVWALLAASAQIQCVDAARAGARSAARQDPPATVLETARRAAPRGARVTVSRTGDLVRVTVTASAPGPGVLALELSDEAVALAEETVGVTGDDPKR; encoded by the coding sequence ATGGCCAGACGTGAGCCGGTGCCGGGAGGCGCGGTACGGTCCGGCGACCGCGGGTTCGTGACCGCCGAGGCCGCGGTGGTGCTGCCCTCGCTGGTACTCGTCGGGATGGCGCTGGTGTGGGCCCTGCTCGCCGCGTCCGCGCAGATCCAGTGCGTGGACGCGGCGAGGGCGGGCGCCCGTTCGGCGGCCCGCCAGGACCCGCCCGCCACGGTCCTGGAGACGGCCCGGCGCGCGGCACCCCGCGGTGCCAGGGTCACGGTGAGCCGGACGGGTGATCTGGTCCGGGTCACGGTCACGGCGAGCGCGCCGGGCCCCGGCGTCCTGGCCCTGGAACTGAGCGACGAGGCCGTGGCCCTGGCGGAGGAGACCGTGGGGGTGACCGGGGATGACCCGAAGCGGTAG
- a CDS encoding DUF4244 domain-containing protein — translation MRKTVRVRVRVRAWMRGLAARGDAGMVTSEYAVGVIAAVAFAAVLYKVVTSGQVSAELQDIVGRALNGQT, via the coding sequence ATGCGCAAGACGGTACGAGTTCGGGTGCGAGTGCGGGCATGGATGCGCGGGCTGGCGGCGCGGGGTGACGCGGGGATGGTCACCTCCGAGTACGCGGTGGGGGTCATCGCGGCCGTGGCCTTCGCCGCCGTGCTCTACAAGGTGGTGACGAGCGGCCAGGTCAGTGCGGAGCTCCAGGACATCGTGGGGCGGGCGCTCAATGGCCAGACGTGA
- a CDS encoding type II secretion system F family protein: MSAEIVHRLGMLAYGALVVGWLVRECGRARYERRLRGRLAELLDVRRGPERRRFDVRGAGRRWLPPAGAVCAGWVLVGGPAGVVTGLVAAFGIVRWRRRRGPAPEEEYDRARAARQLPLAADLVAACVAAGADPVAAARAVGEALGGPVGERLARGAAEVRLGGEPADAWRRLASIPGAGGLARLLERAGESGVPAAVPVARLATEARAERGRSATARARRAAVLVTVPVGLCFLPAFLAIGVLPVVIGLADGVLGGGGG, from the coding sequence ATGAGCGCGGAGATCGTCCACAGGCTGGGGATGCTCGCGTACGGGGCGCTGGTGGTCGGGTGGCTGGTGCGAGAGTGCGGCCGGGCGCGGTACGAGCGGCGGCTGCGCGGCAGGCTGGCCGAGTTGCTGGACGTGCGGCGGGGGCCGGAGCGACGGCGCTTCGACGTCCGGGGAGCGGGGCGGCGGTGGCTGCCGCCGGCCGGTGCCGTGTGCGCGGGCTGGGTGCTGGTCGGAGGGCCGGCCGGGGTCGTGACGGGACTGGTCGCCGCGTTCGGGATCGTGCGGTGGCGCCGACGGCGCGGGCCGGCGCCCGAGGAGGAGTACGACAGGGCGCGGGCCGCCCGGCAGCTTCCGCTCGCCGCCGACCTGGTGGCGGCCTGCGTCGCGGCCGGTGCGGATCCCGTCGCCGCGGCTCGCGCGGTCGGCGAGGCCCTCGGCGGGCCCGTCGGTGAGCGGCTCGCCCGGGGTGCCGCGGAGGTGCGGCTCGGCGGCGAACCGGCGGACGCCTGGCGGCGGCTGGCGTCGATACCGGGAGCCGGAGGTCTGGCGCGGCTGCTGGAGCGGGCGGGGGAGTCGGGAGTCCCGGCGGCGGTGCCGGTCGCGCGACTCGCCACCGAGGCCCGCGCGGAACGGGGGCGGAGCGCGACGGCGCGCGCCCGCAGGGCGGCGGTCCTGGTCACCGTGCCCGTGGGGCTGTGCTTCCTGCCCGCGTTCCTCGCGATCGGTGTCCTGCCCGTGGTGATCGGGCTGGCGGACGGCGTGCTGGGAGGTGGTGGCGGATGA
- a CDS encoding type II secretion system F family protein, giving the protein MLTGTGGMSAAAMACAGTAAWLMSDWDAAARRARLLCAGGVPAAGPWTGEKARAGWRRLRGRVRPEAWSLVAGAAVALLGASVVPLLLGAAGMPLLRRVRRAGEADRERERRGDAVIALCGALAGEVRAGRQPGEALLNAAHDSGGLGGARPAVLAAARFGGDVPDALTDAARQPGAEGLVGLAACWRVAVDRGAGLAAGLDRLEGALRAERDQRADLRAQLAGSRSTAVMLAGLPVLGLLLGTALGADPLRVLLHSGPGLGCLLVGGVLEGVGLWWALRIVKGAEAA; this is encoded by the coding sequence GTGCTGACGGGGACCGGCGGGATGTCGGCGGCGGCCATGGCCTGCGCCGGAACGGCCGCCTGGCTGATGAGCGACTGGGACGCGGCGGCCCGTAGAGCCCGGCTGCTGTGCGCGGGCGGCGTGCCGGCGGCCGGACCGTGGACGGGGGAGAAGGCGCGGGCGGGATGGCGGCGGCTGCGCGGGCGGGTGCGGCCCGAGGCGTGGTCGCTGGTGGCCGGGGCGGCCGTCGCGTTGCTAGGAGCCTCGGTCGTGCCGCTGCTCCTCGGCGCCGCCGGGATGCCGTTGCTGCGGAGGGTGCGACGGGCCGGGGAGGCGGACCGGGAGAGGGAGCGCCGGGGCGATGCGGTGATCGCCCTGTGCGGGGCTCTCGCCGGTGAGGTGCGGGCCGGACGGCAGCCGGGCGAGGCGCTGTTGAACGCCGCGCACGACTCGGGCGGCCTCGGCGGGGCGCGGCCGGCGGTGCTGGCGGCGGCGCGGTTCGGCGGGGACGTACCGGACGCGCTGACCGACGCGGCGCGGCAGCCGGGGGCCGAGGGGCTGGTGGGACTCGCCGCGTGCTGGCGGGTGGCCGTGGACCGGGGTGCGGGTCTCGCGGCGGGACTCGACCGCCTGGAAGGGGCGCTGCGCGCGGAGCGCGACCAACGGGCGGACCTGAGAGCGCAGCTGGCGGGATCGCGGTCGACGGCGGTGATGCTCGCGGGGCTCCCGGTCCTGGGGCTGCTGCTCGGCACGGCGCTGGGAGCGGATCCGCTGCGGGTGCTGCTGCACAGCGGACCGGGCCTGGGCTGCCTGCTGGTCGGCGGGGTGCTGGAAGGCGTGGGGCTGTGGTGGGCGCTGCGCATCGTGAAGGGGGCGGAGGCGGCATGA